DNA from Rubrobacter aplysinae:
ACGAGGAAGCTGCCGGTGTTCGGGTATCCGAGACGGTGACCGGCGATGTACGTGTTCGCCCCGCCCTGCCACGGGAATCCCGTGCCCTGCAGGTGCAGAGCGCCCTCGTCGAGCTCCGGAGCGTCCGCCGGGCCGGTGTAGACCGGTATGTCGGAGACCCGCGACATCTCCGGCACGGTCAGGCTCATGGTCTGATTCAGGGGCGCGTCGGATGCCCGGGCGTCGCCGGCCGAGGACGGCCCCTGCCCAAACAGCGCGTACCCCATGACGGCGAGCCCGGCGACCATTACCAGCAGGCTGAATACCCCGGAGCTGCGCTTCCTCCTGTATACCCGCATT
Protein-coding regions in this window:
- a CDS encoding class E sortase, whose amino-acid sequence is MRVYRRKRSSGVFSLLVMVAGLAVMGYALFGQGPSSAGDARASDAPLNQTMSLTVPEMSRVSDIPVYTGPADAPELDEGALHLQGTGFPWQGGANTYIAGHRLGYPNTGSFLVFRDLDRLQNGDEVILTDSNGTTYTYSVFREFVVGPNEQRVTQPVPGRTVVSLQTCTLPNFTDRLIVQAELVSVS